A genomic region of Polyangiaceae bacterium contains the following coding sequences:
- a CDS encoding VWA domain-containing protein, which produces MKPSSVALFAFAGMLLTSLSVYSFTPKGGLPSSTTATIGAETIDDTKPIEDDSDQTVQADISHFTAGSTVMIDGRLGHSKVLRSKTGDTFLMLEARSSNDGRAKGAAPVNLSIVIDRSGSMKGTRLRNAINAAIGAVERLKDGDMVSVVTFDTRTQVVVPASVIGPSTRGTVISAISGITLGGDTCISCGIETAMAEMSLTGAGDGRIGRMIVLSDGDANHGLKDIPGFRSLAQRARDRNVSISTVGVDVDYNERILSAIAIESNGRHYFVENDAALQRVFEGEAESLTQAVASGAEVDIELAPGVELDRVFDRTFRRSGNRITVPLGTFSTGDVKTILMKVRLPSSSDATLAVANVDMRYRDLVKNEDGRCAGKLGVALVDSEPSELDGVVAGRVNRSETAATLKEANLLFQQGKFDEARRRIQSREVALKDNLAKAKAAAPAERAEDVAKDFDKQLAAVQQADDGFNSPFATPPAGVAGGGFASPPAAAAPAPARQGKRQVRANEAAATDMGF; this is translated from the coding sequence ATGAAACCCTCGAGTGTTGCCCTCTTCGCCTTCGCCGGCATGCTTCTCACCAGCCTCTCGGTCTACTCGTTCACCCCGAAAGGCGGCCTTCCAAGCTCGACGACCGCCACGATCGGCGCCGAGACCATCGACGACACGAAGCCCATCGAAGACGATTCTGACCAAACCGTCCAGGCCGACATCTCGCACTTCACCGCAGGCTCGACTGTCATGATCGACGGCCGCCTCGGACACTCGAAAGTCCTCCGCTCCAAAACGGGCGACACGTTTTTGATGCTCGAAGCGCGCTCTTCGAATGACGGTCGCGCCAAAGGCGCCGCGCCCGTGAATTTGTCCATTGTCATCGATCGTTCGGGTTCCATGAAAGGAACTCGGCTCCGTAATGCAATCAATGCAGCGATTGGTGCTGTCGAACGGCTCAAGGATGGCGATATGGTTTCCGTCGTCACGTTCGATACGCGCACGCAAGTGGTCGTGCCTGCGTCGGTCATTGGGCCTTCGACGCGCGGAACGGTGATATCGGCGATTTCGGGCATAACGCTCGGCGGAGATACGTGCATTTCGTGCGGTATCGAAACGGCAATGGCAGAAATGAGCCTGACGGGGGCTGGCGACGGTCGAATTGGTCGCATGATCGTGCTCAGCGACGGCGATGCCAATCATGGATTGAAGGACATTCCGGGATTCCGCAGTTTGGCACAACGAGCGCGTGATCGAAATGTCAGCATTTCGACCGTGGGCGTCGACGTCGATTACAACGAAAGAATTTTGTCGGCGATCGCCATCGAATCGAATGGCCGCCATTACTTCGTCGAAAATGATGCTGCACTTCAGCGCGTTTTCGAAGGCGAGGCTGAATCGCTCACGCAAGCCGTTGCCAGCGGCGCGGAAGTCGACATCGAGCTTGCTCCGGGCGTCGAATTGGATCGCGTATTCGACAGAACCTTCCGCCGAAGTGGCAATCGTATCACGGTTCCGCTCGGTACGTTCAGCACGGGCGACGTGAAAACCATTCTCATGAAAGTTCGCCTGCCTTCGAGCTCGGATGCAACGCTTGCCGTGGCCAATGTCGATATGCGATATCGCGACCTCGTGAAGAACGAAGATGGGCGCTGCGCGGGCAAACTTGGCGTGGCCCTCGTGGACAGCGAACCCAGCGAGCTCGATGGAGTCGTGGCTGGTCGCGTGAATCGAAGTGAGACGGCTGCGACGCTCAAGGAAGCCAATCTCCTCTTCCAACAGGGCAAATTCGACGAAGCTCGGCGCAGGATTCAATCGCGCGAGGTTGCATTGAAGGATAACTTGGCGAAAGCAAAGGCCGCCGCGCCTGCTGAGAGGGCCGAGGACGTCGCGAAAGATTTCGACAAACAGCTCGCGGCGGTGCAACAAGCGGACGATGGTTTCAATTCGCCGTTTGCCACGCCGCCGGCTGGGGTCGCGGGTGGTGGGTTCGCCAGTCCTCCGGCAGCAGCAGCGCCCGCGCCGGCTCGACAAGGCAAGCGCCAAGTCCGCGCGAACGAAGCCGCAGCCACCGACATGGGGTTCTGA
- a CDS encoding sigma-70 family RNA polymerase sigma factor, which yields MTRNHRGIGAHLEVVSGVDADFYTHHVRHVRRRLRRMGLVGADVDDLVQQTFIVAQNRWIECPLEYGRQRKWLRGIAWRLGMNLLRRNRHHHELFEGEVLSSLAATDPSAEDRANVRQVFAAAFAGVTAEDRQMFFGYFCDEVPLSEIAARHGLARSTAWSRLQKLKREAAERMALFMA from the coding sequence ATGACTCGGAATCATCGAGGAATCGGCGCGCATCTCGAGGTTGTTTCGGGGGTCGATGCGGACTTTTACACGCACCATGTCCGACATGTACGCCGCAGGCTACGTCGCATGGGGCTAGTCGGCGCGGACGTGGATGACTTGGTGCAGCAAACATTCATTGTCGCGCAGAATCGCTGGATCGAATGTCCATTGGAATATGGGCGGCAGCGAAAGTGGCTTCGAGGCATTGCTTGGCGGCTTGGAATGAACCTACTTCGGCGCAACCGGCATCACCACGAGCTTTTCGAAGGCGAAGTGCTTTCGTCGCTCGCCGCGACCGACCCCAGCGCCGAAGATCGCGCCAATGTGCGGCAGGTGTTTGCCGCTGCATTTGCGGGTGTGACGGCCGAAGATCGCCAGATGTTTTTCGGATACTTCTGCGACGAAGTGCCACTATCGGAAATCGCGGCGCGTCATGGTCTCGCGCGCAGCACGGCTTGGTCCAGGCTGCAAAAGCTCAAGCGTGAAGCTGCAGAACGAATGGCGCTTTTCATGGCGTGA
- a CDS encoding DUF4157 domain-containing protein encodes MMHTSDNFCESMASRGASSNGAGEPLPEGLRWAVEYLSGYDMGDVRVHYASDKPGGVGARAFAHGTAIHLAAGAEDALPHEVWHVVQQKQGRVRETSQLNGAALNDDPILEREADAMGAVASSLSWSTLWRNVRKSLNRKRIATPVLQRVVTVGADRYTSSKDDFEHFVARVGKLLQTRFGDNRYVYFPPKVMAEILSDFVLDDEQFANDEALLREIAIRNVGYRAESAMRLLMDKNAKVLGRKMVDKDKAIEAAKKQWALDEQAAYSDRHYKDYQAFKLAVDEIEEDALEGYIIWRAASYLTQTTSSPMAQWLAGRTNDEPLAMNCWECVLYSLVKSGLVGKGYISWANVTLNKAPYWKSKDEFSPIPSFLPEIIKIRDYFWSVSNGPLENADRRAQRMGWADDEIVCIPSNVKIPRGRVVILNFGAHVAISTGRAFRIESEKAQEFFGTTMGHGILELDKPEKELRTIKETTIEDLLNMGRTYLKHVLIAPFPAIAKGDSPVRNDEVRTASVPSVKEAIQAFLDQNSGKIATETQKETAQHENNVQKLQSQITALEQNPPIDQAKYNTLVEKIEKLKKSITSAENRVKEKWERAAMSSTGVQNAIGTLKPAKQQGFVKLPMTFAYEAVDPYYGLVTFPDKK; translated from the coding sequence ATGATGCATACAAGCGATAACTTTTGCGAGTCAATGGCATCTCGTGGTGCATCCTCCAATGGAGCCGGTGAACCTTTGCCCGAAGGGCTGAGGTGGGCCGTCGAGTACCTATCTGGGTACGACATGGGGGATGTGCGCGTCCATTACGCGTCGGACAAGCCTGGCGGGGTGGGCGCGCGCGCGTTCGCGCATGGGACGGCGATTCATTTGGCGGCGGGGGCGGAAGATGCATTGCCGCACGAGGTGTGGCACGTGGTGCAGCAGAAGCAGGGACGAGTGCGGGAGACATCGCAGCTCAATGGCGCGGCTTTGAATGACGATCCCATTCTCGAGAGGGAAGCGGACGCAATGGGCGCCGTGGCTTCGAGCCTGAGCTGGTCGACGCTATGGCGTAACGTTCGGAAATCTTTAAATAGAAAACGAATCGCAACGCCAGTGCTGCAGCGAGTGGTCACCGTTGGAGCCGACCGGTACACGAGCAGCAAAGACGACTTCGAACACTTCGTCGCGCGCGTTGGCAAATTGCTACAGACACGTTTCGGCGACAATCGTTACGTGTATTTTCCCCCCAAAGTGATGGCGGAAATTTTGTCTGATTTTGTGCTGGACGACGAGCAATTTGCAAACGACGAGGCGCTGCTGCGAGAAATCGCCATTCGAAACGTGGGGTATCGAGCCGAATCGGCAATGCGTCTGCTGATGGATAAGAATGCCAAGGTGCTCGGACGCAAGATGGTCGATAAAGACAAGGCCATCGAAGCTGCGAAAAAACAATGGGCCTTGGACGAACAGGCGGCCTATTCGGATAGACACTACAAGGATTATCAGGCGTTCAAGCTCGCCGTAGACGAAATTGAAGAGGACGCCCTCGAGGGCTACATCATTTGGCGCGCCGCATCGTACTTGACTCAAACCACGAGCTCACCCATGGCGCAATGGCTTGCGGGCCGCACGAACGACGAGCCGCTCGCAATGAATTGCTGGGAATGCGTGCTTTATTCCCTGGTAAAATCTGGCCTCGTAGGAAAGGGGTACATCTCGTGGGCCAACGTGACGCTCAACAAGGCCCCCTATTGGAAATCGAAAGACGAGTTTAGCCCCATTCCGTCTTTTCTGCCGGAGATCATCAAAATCCGAGACTACTTTTGGAGCGTGTCGAACGGCCCGCTCGAAAATGCCGACCGCCGCGCACAGCGGATGGGCTGGGCTGACGATGAGATCGTGTGCATTCCCTCGAATGTCAAGATCCCGCGGGGGCGTGTGGTCATCCTGAATTTCGGGGCGCATGTCGCCATTTCAACCGGCCGAGCGTTCCGCATTGAATCTGAAAAGGCCCAAGAATTTTTTGGTACGACCATGGGCCATGGCATTCTCGAGCTCGACAAACCCGAAAAAGAACTGCGCACGATCAAAGAAACGACGATCGAAGATCTTCTGAACATGGGAAGGACGTACTTGAAGCACGTCCTCATTGCGCCGTTTCCCGCCATTGCCAAGGGCGATAGCCCCGTAAGGAACGACGAAGTGAGAACCGCATCGGTGCCCAGCGTAAAAGAGGCCATTCAGGCCTTCCTCGACCAAAACAGCGGTAAGATCGCGACGGAGACCCAGAAAGAGACCGCGCAGCACGAGAACAACGTCCAGAAGCTACAGTCGCAAATAACGGCGCTCGAGCAGAACCCTCCGATCGATCAGGCGAAATACAACACGTTGGTCGAAAAAATCGAAAAACTCAAGAAGTCCATAACGAGCGCCGAAAATAGAGTCAAAGAGAAGTGGGAACGTGCTGCAATGAGTAGCACGGGCGTCCAGAATGCCATCGGAACGCTCAAACCGGCGAAGCAGCAGGGGTTCGTAAAGCTTCCCATGACGTTTGCCTACGAGGCCGTCGATCCATATTACGGATTGGTTACTTTTCCCGACAAGAAATAG
- a CDS encoding glucokinase, translated as MKTRSTSPSSILVGDIGGTRTRLSLYDGHGKRLLVEAVLPSRMYDRFDDVALQFLGSSSHPKPSVAVLGVAGPVRGQVATVTNLNWRMDASRLVRSLSIPTVVLANDLAVAARGCLHVSPEVAIPMTGRSAMIADHDLAVIAAGTGLGEALLVWNGTTHLVVPTEGGHADFAPRSAIEIELWQFLAQRHPDHVSYERVLSGDGLGAIYDFFASKAGREPKAIGKKLSEGDRNAAIAEVGLSGQYEPAKRAVDLFASIYGAEAGNLALKGLSLGGVFVAGNIARHIVSARRELFLEGFRAKGRFTKLMGQIPVVLVTDPLIGVRGALSVAKEVLAEGKRATKSKPKASKPR; from the coding sequence ATGAAAACGCGCTCGACGTCACCGTCGTCCATTCTCGTCGGGGATATAGGAGGCACTCGGACTCGGCTTTCGCTTTACGATGGTCACGGCAAACGTTTGCTTGTCGAGGCTGTGCTTCCTAGCCGCATGTACGATCGGTTCGACGACGTTGCGCTGCAATTTTTGGGTTCGTCGAGTCATCCCAAGCCGTCGGTTGCCGTGTTGGGAGTGGCCGGACCGGTTCGAGGTCAGGTTGCGACCGTGACGAATTTGAATTGGCGCATGGATGCGTCGCGACTCGTGCGGAGTTTGTCGATTCCGACGGTGGTATTGGCGAATGATTTGGCAGTGGCCGCGCGTGGCTGTTTGCATGTGTCGCCGGAGGTTGCGATTCCAATGACCGGTCGCAGTGCAATGATAGCGGATCACGACTTGGCGGTCATTGCGGCAGGCACGGGGCTGGGCGAAGCATTACTCGTGTGGAATGGGACGACGCATCTCGTGGTCCCGACCGAGGGTGGACACGCCGATTTTGCCCCGCGTTCGGCGATTGAAATTGAATTGTGGCAATTTTTGGCTCAGCGCCATCCCGACCATGTGAGTTACGAGCGCGTGCTCTCCGGGGACGGGCTCGGGGCGATTTATGATTTTTTTGCATCCAAAGCAGGGCGCGAACCGAAGGCCATAGGAAAAAAGCTCTCCGAGGGTGATCGTAATGCAGCGATCGCCGAAGTGGGACTGTCGGGGCAATACGAGCCTGCAAAACGGGCGGTTGATTTATTTGCGTCGATTTATGGTGCGGAGGCCGGGAATTTGGCGTTGAAGGGGCTTTCGCTCGGTGGAGTATTCGTGGCAGGTAACATTGCGCGCCACATCGTTTCGGCCAGACGTGAACTCTTTTTGGAAGGGTTTCGAGCGAAGGGGCGCTTTACGAAGTTGATGGGGCAAATTCCGGTCGTGCTCGTGACCGATCCGCTCATTGGCGTGCGTGGAGCGCTTTCGGTTGCCAAGGAAGTTCTCGCGGAGGGCAAACGCGCCACCAAGTCGAAGCCTAAAGCCTCCAAGCCTCGCTGA
- a CDS encoding phospholipase, protein MEVEQIFKNELTNEIFTKVRLHPWFFLALVGVIGCSGCNPTTEDKLVNADMFSPKAEIMSAGYGFEGIIGVEGGEAEVRAAGGAWNKVTCTNGEEPARRVLTSSVEPNIGMTLTRADAMPIVFSWPYLPSTLAPTDFLVVLNDGSKVTPGFATIQPNYEYNERQTAVLFGEFGNRLRPDESGSIHPVRVDIVEDDDPLMLVGPKGPVSAVGLSKESSNPYVAGPALVAAKLSRFSTEGEGGPELMGGPFPNDGVALYGSKAKFRLRTYTSGGFSPDGVRGLRPDEYERFFRVHAKAADGAEVLLEKVGVDHMVQGGVIRVVGLADLGRPASSDVVYDDCYVEDWDNYIDIVLDGDEAAMRSIVSVEIPATGNYGAFFNPGGPGNDPTPDVRYTAPGAPQVQPVTIALDDPMTVSYDD, encoded by the coding sequence ATGGAAGTGGAACAGATCTTCAAGAACGAGCTTACCAATGAAATTTTTACCAAGGTGCGTCTGCATCCATGGTTTTTCCTTGCATTGGTCGGCGTCATCGGATGCTCGGGTTGCAATCCGACGACAGAGGACAAACTCGTCAATGCCGACATGTTCTCGCCCAAGGCTGAAATCATGTCTGCTGGATATGGTTTCGAGGGGATCATCGGCGTGGAAGGTGGTGAAGCTGAGGTGCGCGCGGCTGGCGGAGCATGGAACAAAGTTACATGTACGAATGGCGAGGAGCCCGCACGCCGCGTGCTCACATCGTCCGTCGAACCCAATATAGGAATGACGCTGACGCGTGCAGATGCGATGCCAATCGTATTCAGTTGGCCGTACTTGCCTTCGACACTCGCCCCCACGGACTTTTTGGTCGTCCTGAACGACGGCTCGAAGGTCACGCCCGGTTTTGCCACGATCCAGCCGAATTACGAATACAACGAGCGGCAGACCGCGGTCCTCTTCGGGGAATTCGGCAATCGACTGCGTCCCGACGAAAGCGGATCGATTCATCCAGTTCGCGTCGATATCGTCGAGGACGACGATCCGTTGATGCTGGTCGGTCCGAAGGGGCCGGTGAGTGCAGTGGGACTCAGCAAAGAAAGCTCCAATCCTTATGTCGCTGGCCCGGCGCTCGTGGCAGCGAAGCTCAGTCGATTTTCCACCGAAGGTGAAGGCGGCCCGGAATTGATGGGAGGCCCATTCCCCAATGACGGCGTGGCTCTTTATGGATCGAAGGCAAAATTTCGATTGCGAACGTATACATCCGGCGGATTTTCGCCAGATGGCGTTCGTGGTCTCCGTCCCGACGAATACGAGCGATTCTTTCGGGTTCACGCCAAAGCAGCGGATGGGGCCGAAGTATTGCTCGAGAAAGTCGGCGTAGATCATATGGTACAAGGTGGCGTCATTCGCGTCGTGGGTCTGGCGGATCTCGGACGGCCCGCGTCGAGCGACGTCGTGTACGATGATTGCTACGTCGAAGACTGGGACAACTATATCGACATCGTGCTCGATGGCGACGAAGCAGCCATGCGATCGATCGTCAGCGTCGAGATTCCCGCAACAGGCAATTATGGAGCGTTCTTCAACCCTGGCGGACCTGGCAATGATCCCACCCCCGATGTTCGATATACGGCTCCAGGAGCGCCGCAAGTACAGCCAGTCACGATTGCGCTCGATGATCCCATGACCGTCTCCTACGACGACTGA
- the mltG gene encoding endolytic transglycosylase MltG, whose amino-acid sequence MLFALGGAAGAIASVMLGIVFGFGLWDGPSRGGVALVDWPAGLDSAEAAGILSGLGLVRSEGAMAMFLRLTGGTSGFVAGPHVLPDALDPWDLVRVLERSPKRPMARATIPEGFHRFDIATRLEKLGVVSKDVFLRVSADAQLLGELGIVKSGGGVAESAEGYLFPATYEFHVDSDARDVVRRMVGESDRRFAALSKQRAETLVHLQKHLGFGRREILTLASIVEKEAAVAEERPIIASVFLNRLQDPAFKPKRLQSDPTAMYACYAEPDVVPACVGFSGKASPAINRDPRNRYSTYVIDGLPPGPIGNPGDSSINAVLSPAATKYLYFVAKGAGRHTFSETLEQHNEAVKKLRAASTSREKPE is encoded by the coding sequence ATGCTCTTCGCGCTCGGAGGTGCCGCTGGTGCGATCGCGTCCGTGATGCTTGGTATCGTGTTTGGCTTCGGGCTTTGGGACGGGCCGTCGCGCGGTGGGGTTGCGCTGGTGGATTGGCCTGCGGGGCTCGATAGCGCCGAAGCGGCGGGCATTCTTTCAGGTCTGGGGCTCGTGCGCAGCGAAGGCGCGATGGCGATGTTTCTGCGTTTGACGGGGGGAACGAGCGGGTTTGTCGCGGGACCGCACGTGTTGCCGGATGCGCTCGATCCGTGGGATCTCGTGCGCGTTCTCGAACGATCGCCGAAGCGCCCGATGGCGCGGGCAACGATACCCGAGGGGTTTCATCGATTCGACATCGCGACGCGTCTGGAAAAACTCGGCGTCGTTTCAAAAGACGTATTTTTGCGCGTCAGTGCGGATGCGCAGTTGCTCGGTGAGCTGGGAATCGTCAAATCGGGTGGCGGTGTTGCCGAAAGTGCCGAAGGGTATTTATTTCCGGCGACATATGAGTTTCATGTGGATAGCGACGCGCGCGACGTCGTTCGCCGCATGGTTGGTGAATCGGATCGACGTTTCGCCGCGCTCTCGAAGCAACGTGCGGAAACCTTGGTGCATCTTCAAAAGCATCTCGGATTCGGGCGCCGGGAAATCTTGACATTGGCGTCGATCGTCGAAAAAGAAGCGGCGGTTGCCGAAGAGCGGCCCATCATCGCGAGCGTTTTTCTGAACCGGCTGCAGGACCCGGCATTCAAGCCAAAACGTCTGCAATCCGACCCGACGGCCATGTATGCCTGTTATGCCGAGCCCGACGTCGTCCCGGCATGTGTCGGTTTTTCAGGAAAAGCATCCCCGGCCATCAATCGTGATCCCCGTAACCGCTACAGCACGTACGTGATCGATGGTTTGCCGCCGGGACCCATTGGGAATCCGGGGGATTCTTCGATCAATGCGGTTCTTTCGCCGGCTGCGACCAAGTATCTTTATTTCGTGGCAAAAGGCGCAGGGCGGCATACCTTCAGCGAAACACTGGAACAGCACAACGAAGCCGTGAAAAAGCTTCGAGCGGCATCCACGAGTCGAGAAAAACCAGAATGA
- a CDS encoding DUF1343 domain-containing protein encodes MSRPTRLDLVFVRSNFVRPQTFLSSTLAVQFRERRLPLTVLAAWFALCSACTETRPEKTQPSKPAPIIATASAAASVSASAPASATVSAPLPAPPSRLTAADEARFDAAVRVAIEREDVPGAVIVVLRQGEVVFRRAYGHRAKEPGAVPMTVDTIFDLASLTKPIATATSILLLAERGVLRLQDPVRKWLSAFRGDDRVTVEHLLLHTSGLPAGNARADRAGSRKQAMTKLFDTPLDSPVGEKYVYSDVGYALLGEIVEKASGEALETFSKKNIFEPMGMLDTSFRPASQFLARIAPTTRIGDEMLVGKVHDPLARTLDGVAGHAGLFSTADDIARFVGIVMNEGQFDGKPVLSPSIVRQLLDLRPMPGKAEKRSYGLGSMFDGVGHTGFTGTAFWIDRARDRAVILLTSALHPDGKGSAKILRRDIANAAALMGATKASPGPAQTGALVRTGVDALEREGFAMLEGRKIGLITNHTGTNARRERTIDLFHRSDKLSLVAIFAPEHGLSGTADGLVGDVKDKPTGLPVHSLYGKDKRPVDAAFSGIDTLVFDIQDAGTRFYTYITTLGYMLEEAAKRKLRLVVLDRPNPLGGIVMEGPLLDADRESFVGYHRIPVRHGMTVGELARLFNAERNIGADLHVVPMVGWTRSMQWSGTGLSWIPPSPNLRTAAEALLYPGVGLVEATNVSVGRGTDRPFERVGAPYIDGVKLAAELDRAKLAGVRFSPIRFTPKSSVFAGEACGGVGIELTNAAELESVRVGIAIAVALRKLYPTEWKSAGVMTLLGNARVFEAITRGDDVPRIVALYEKDLESFGKRRGPFLLYR; translated from the coding sequence ATGTCGAGACCGACGCGCCTTGACCTCGTGTTTGTCCGATCGAACTTCGTTCGACCTCAAACGTTTCTCAGCTCGACGCTCGCCGTGCAATTCAGGGAACGTCGGCTGCCATTGACAGTGCTTGCTGCATGGTTTGCCCTTTGCTCGGCGTGTACCGAAACGCGCCCCGAAAAAACGCAGCCTTCCAAGCCCGCACCGATCATTGCAACAGCATCCGCGGCGGCCTCGGTATCCGCCTCTGCTCCCGCTTCCGCGACCGTCTCCGCTCCCCTGCCCGCTCCTCCATCGCGCTTGACCGCCGCCGATGAAGCTCGATTCGACGCTGCCGTTCGCGTTGCCATCGAGCGCGAAGATGTGCCAGGAGCCGTGATTGTCGTTCTTCGCCAGGGGGAAGTCGTTTTCCGTCGAGCCTATGGGCATCGCGCGAAAGAGCCCGGCGCAGTACCAATGACCGTCGACACGATTTTCGACCTCGCAAGCCTGACAAAACCCATTGCGACCGCGACGTCCATTCTCTTGCTCGCCGAACGCGGCGTTCTTCGGCTTCAGGATCCCGTACGAAAGTGGCTTTCCGCATTTCGAGGTGACGATCGCGTGACGGTCGAGCATTTGCTTTTGCATACGTCCGGGCTTCCAGCAGGAAATGCTCGCGCTGATCGTGCTGGAAGTCGAAAACAGGCGATGACGAAGCTTTTCGATACGCCGCTCGACAGCCCCGTGGGAGAAAAGTACGTTTATAGCGACGTTGGGTATGCCTTGCTTGGAGAAATCGTCGAGAAAGCATCGGGTGAAGCCCTCGAAACATTTTCCAAGAAAAACATCTTCGAACCCATGGGAATGCTCGACACGTCATTTCGTCCGGCGTCGCAATTCCTTGCACGTATTGCGCCAACGACGCGTATCGGCGATGAAATGCTGGTCGGTAAAGTGCACGATCCGCTCGCTCGAACGCTCGACGGAGTCGCTGGGCATGCGGGATTATTCTCGACGGCCGATGATATTGCGCGCTTCGTTGGGATTGTCATGAACGAGGGGCAATTCGATGGCAAACCCGTTCTTTCGCCGAGCATCGTGCGTCAATTGCTCGATCTACGTCCCATGCCAGGTAAAGCGGAAAAACGATCGTACGGGCTCGGTTCCATGTTCGATGGTGTGGGTCATACGGGTTTTACGGGCACGGCATTTTGGATCGATCGAGCGCGCGACAGAGCGGTGATTCTATTGACGAGCGCCCTGCATCCCGACGGAAAAGGCAGCGCCAAAATATTGCGACGTGATATCGCAAATGCGGCGGCATTGATGGGCGCGACCAAAGCTTCCCCGGGGCCCGCGCAAACGGGTGCCCTCGTGCGTACGGGCGTCGATGCGCTCGAGCGCGAAGGTTTTGCGATGCTCGAAGGCAGAAAAATCGGGCTCATCACGAATCATACTGGAACGAACGCGCGGCGCGAGCGAACGATCGATTTGTTTCATCGTTCGGATAAACTTTCGCTGGTCGCGATATTCGCGCCCGAACACGGATTGAGCGGCACTGCGGATGGGCTCGTAGGCGACGTGAAAGACAAACCCACGGGGTTGCCTGTCCACAGCCTTTACGGCAAAGACAAACGCCCGGTCGATGCGGCGTTTTCGGGCATCGATACGCTCGTTTTCGACATTCAGGATGCGGGCACGCGGTTCTACACGTACATCACGACGCTTGGATACATGCTCGAAGAGGCCGCAAAGAGAAAACTCCGACTCGTGGTGCTCGACAGACCCAATCCACTGGGTGGCATCGTCATGGAAGGCCCGCTGCTCGATGCCGATCGAGAATCGTTCGTCGGATACCACAGAATCCCCGTGCGACATGGAATGACCGTGGGAGAACTGGCTCGACTCTTCAATGCCGAACGCAACATCGGCGCCGATTTGCACGTCGTGCCCATGGTTGGGTGGACGCGTTCGATGCAATGGTCCGGCACGGGTTTGTCCTGGATACCACCTTCGCCCAATTTGAGGACCGCAGCCGAAGCACTTCTTTACCCCGGCGTGGGCCTCGTCGAAGCGACGAACGTGAGCGTCGGACGCGGAACGGATCGACCTTTCGAGCGTGTCGGTGCCCCCTACATCGACGGCGTGAAGCTTGCCGCCGAGCTTGACCGCGCGAAGCTTGCCGGCGTTCGTTTTTCGCCCATTCGATTCACTCCCAAATCGAGCGTGTTCGCGGGAGAAGCATGCGGCGGCGTCGGCATCGAATTGACCAATGCGGCGGAACTCGAAAGCGTACGCGTTGGAATTGCCATTGCGGTAGCGCTCCGAAAGCTTTACCCAACCGAATGGAAAAGCGCGGGCGTCATGACGTTATTGGGAAATGCTCGCGTGTTCGAGGCGATCACGCGGGGCGACGACGTACCGCGAATCGTCGCTCTTTATGAAAAAGACCTCGAATCGTTCGGGAAACGCCGAGGTCCTTTTCTCTTGTATCGGTGA